In Oncorhynchus nerka isolate Pitt River linkage group LG21, Oner_Uvic_2.0, whole genome shotgun sequence, the genomic window ctactttttctactgctactactactactactactactactactactactactactactgctactactactactgttgctactactactactactactactgttgctactactactactgctactactactactactactactactactactactgctactactactactactactactactactgctactactactactactactactactgcttactactgctactgctactgctactgctactactactactactactactactgctactactactgctactaatactaatactactactacagtcttGGCCTCCATCTGAAATGGCATCCTAGTCCCTCCAtaaataatgcactacttttgaccagggtccatatagtagtgcactatatatcgTGTAGGGTGTCATTTTGGATGCAGTCTTGGTGTCAATATGCTTTCGTTCCTTCCTGTTTGTAACCCCTCAGACGTGGCTTTTCTCTGTTCTTTATCTCTTGATCTCAACCAGACAAAGAAAGTAGTGTTCACTCTGTCAGCCTCGACCTCCAGGATCAGGAGGAAGTGGGTTAATGTGCTGAGACGGACTATCCAACCCAGACACTCTTCAGACATCACACCGTGAGTCTTTCTATtgactgtgtctgaaatggcagtgtgtctgaaatggcagtgtgtctgaaatggcagtgtgtctgaaatggcagtgTGTCTAAAATGGCACTGTGTCTGAAATTGCATTCCATTCATTATGTCGTAAAGTAATTATGTGCATTTCTGTTGTCTAAGTGCAGGACATTGTTTCTGAAATTGAAGTGTGTCtgaagtggcaccctattccctatttacgGCACAACTTTGGATCAAAGCTCATATTAGTCCTGGTCCAAACTAATTCATGCACATCACAGGGAATATAATAGGGTACCATTTCAGACGCAGACAAAGTCCTGCACTTAGACTGGTGTGGCCTAAGATCACAACAGAAATGCACATAATTACTTTACGACATAATGAATGGAATTGGAGGCAGCAAGATGACAATTAGACAAATGTAATAATATACCAGAGTAAAAAATGTGACTATGTAACTATATCTGAAACACTTTTCCTATGGTCCCCATTATTATATCACAGATGGTCAGACAGTGAAAGAGAAAACTCTCAGCCTGTGTCGTCTCGCCAGCCTCCCTCTGTGCTCACCTGTGAAGACACCGACCCTCAAACCACTAACTCCACCTCCAACCTTTGTCAAATGGACTCTTTGGCCCCGGATCTAGATGACACCTCCCCCAACATGtcatcagacagtcagagagaggcaggagagggctGGGACAGAGAGCAAGCCAAGCgattggaggagaggaacagatggTTTGAGGGGGGGATCCCCTTCAGAGAGATGGGCAGCAGATGGGACTCTCTGGATCTGAAGAAAGCCGGcgtacctgtacctgtcactcACACCATGGACGTGGACGTCAACAATAAGTGGGTGGAGTTCGAGAGTCTAACATTCAGGGAGATGAGCGCGCTGTCTCTGATTGGTGCACAGACTAATCAGACCAATCATACGATTCCTAATCAGACGATTCAGACGACCAGTGCAACGGCCCTACAGAGGGAGGTAGTGTGAGAATTATTTTCCACTCAAAATCCTAGATGTAAAACAGTTATTTGTTCATTTGAGTGTTTAACATTTAATAATCATAACGTTTAGAACTGTCTTGTAAAggtattatagaaacagagaggatgtTTTCAATATACATAATTAATAATTTAGGGAATCTTTCCTCACCCTTCTCacatgtccttctctctctctttctctctcaatgtctCACACTTCcactttcttctctcctctttccaactattttctctctccatctctctctctcaaccctcttgCCTTTCCTCTTCCCgctccttctttctttctatctctcccctatcttcctcccctctctatcccccccttgacccctctcctctccctctctctcaggcgCTATCACTCAGGCAGCAGGTAGAGTGTCTGCGTAAGGAGCGtgtggagatggggatggaggtgGTCAGTCTGTGTGGCCCCTGGGCCCCCTGCGGCCAGCGTCTGGAGGCCATGGAGGCGGCCCACCGCAGGGCCCTGATGGAGCTCCAGCAGAGCCACACCAGGGAGGTCCGagagctgcagagacagagactacTGCAGGAGGAGAGCCAGGCCACGGCACAAGGTGGGAAGGAGAGACCTGTTGGGAGTACTGTGTAATATCATGAAGAGCGTTATGTGAATAATTATACTTTTTCTAGGGATGATGTCACAAAGCACCTTTTTGTTGTGGAACAGGTTTCCTACCCTCCTGTGTCCTGTCCCTCCCCTCTTCACTTCAATGTTTTCTAATTTCCTTGTCATGTTATGCCACTTCTGTGCTCTATAGCAGTTGAGGCCCTGAAGGAGGCTCACAGggaggagctggagagggaggtggagaaagCCAGAAGGATGACTGAAGGGGGTGGCCATATGGATACTACGCACAGAGGACAGACGTGAGATCCATTCTCTTTAGCCAGACATCAAAGTGAAAGGCACCAAAAGAATGTGGAAGAGAAAGTTTTCTCAAATGGGATAACTATTCACCCTGTGCTTGTGTATCAGTGTGATTGTGCATTCATGCTTCTGTGTGGGCATgcccacatgcatgtgtgttaaACATGTGTTCTTGGTTCTCTACAGGCCCCAGGCTGATGCCCTCCACAGTGAGTTGGACGTTCTGTCAGAGAGATATTCCCAGAAGTGCCTGGAGCTGAACCGGGccgagcagagaggaggagacagagaaacagagctgagctggaaggacagagagatggaacagcTCCGCAGAGAGAACCAGGTcagagagcagaaggagagagagagtgatagagagcagagagaaagagagcagagagagaggagagagggagaaagaaagagcagagagagaaagaagaaggagagagaggggagagagagcagagagaaagagcagaaagaaagagagcagagagaggaagagtgagagcgAGCAGTCTGTCATGAGACTAATTAACAATAAATGAATTATCTAATGAATTTTCTAATTATCAATTTAAGCAATGTACCATACTGTCACACAGTGCAATAATGATAAGTATTGTTATTTCTTCTTCATGTTTGTCTCAGGAACTGCAGGCTCGTCTGACTGAGGAGATTAGCCGCATGCGCCACTTCatcacaggtcagaggtcaggaaaCGTCTCCCCTGGCAACTTTGAGCGCAGTCCCTCGGAATTGGAAGTAAGAATAAAGTTTGACATTCTGATTAGTTGTATTGGAAGCAGAACCGCATTCAAATACATTTTGTATTTGACCATTTGTTATTTCAATGCCTTCTTCTGTGTATGACTATTTTCTAATTCACAGCCTAAAATAAGTATTTCTATTTGAGTATTTTAATGGTTATTTGTAAAAACCAAATAATCAACCAAATTGTATTGAAAAGTAATGGAAATTCCTGAATTAGTATTTTAAACTAGGTCTGATTGGAAGCAAGGCTTACATCGGAGTTGCTCTATTGATTGGTGTGTAGATTTGTGTCGGCCATTGGTGATTGGTCATGTTGTAATATTGTCCTCCAGATGCTGCCATCTATTGGCTGGACCAGATTAATTCAAAATCCTGAAAAACTTGCCTCAATGACATGCTGCTGGGGTCCTAAAAATAACCATGTAGAACAACTAGTACTGGTCATCAGTGACATCGGTGCACTATTCATTCATTGACACGATACTGGTGAAAGAATTGTGGAATAATCTTCATATTGATGAGTATTGCATCACTAAAATGACCAAAAATACTAAACTGATGTATCTGTGTTACCCTCCAGATGCTGCTACGAGCAAAGGAGATTGAGGTCGAGTACCTACAAAAAGAGATTGTCTGTCTAAGGAATGAAGTGCAGTCTCTAACTAAGGTACTACTGGTATATTCTGTATCCACATGATCAACCCTTACAAAATCCTGGTAGCACACCATAAACACAAATACTAATCTTTAGTCAAATTTCCCTCATCTTGTCCTAAGGTACTTGCATATGCCGTTTCTACTGTTCCACTCCAGACCAACCATTCAACCACCATACgtatttacatacacacacaacagaaTATGGATAAGAAATGTCACTCTACtggtctcctctgtgttggtctATGACCCCCCTTTAGGAGAAGCAGAGTTTGTGTGACCGCTACAAGGAGGTGTACGTGGAGCTGATTGGGATGAAGGGTCACAGTGAGCTGGAGATCAGGGAGCTCAGGGAGCACCTCAGACTGACTAATGCAGCACTGCACGAGGGGAGAAGAGACACCTGAGACTGGCCAACGCAGCGCTGCAGGAAGAGATAGAGTTGGTGGATGGATAGTTGGATACCTGCTGTGAAGAGCCAAGAAGCCATACAATAGCACAATGTTTGTTCTTCGTTATGGCTGGCTGTGGTTAGCCTGGAATTCTCCAAACTGATATGCTCTGTTTCAACATATAGCAAAGTGAAACCGTGGTGAAATAGAGCACATCAATCTGGATTCCAGGCTAGGCTGTGGTTGGAGTTATAAGACCAAAGAATGTATGTTTTATAGAATGACAGGGACAACCACAAAATAACACCAAAGAACATACCCCAACAAATgtgttgttatttttatttattttgacacACAGACTCTTTATTGAGTAAATAATAAGACACATGCAAGAGTGAAGTCTGACTGTGCTGTGACCTCGCAATGATATCAAATAATATGTAGTAATCCGTGGCAAGGAGGTGAAAGTGGGACTaaaagggaggaaagagagagaaaaaaggcgATGGAGAGGTGGATCATGATGAGGGCAATCTTCTCCTGTAGggggcatctctctctccttcctcatagTGGCATGCCATCATTATTGCAAAGCACCCTGGGAAGGAATGAAAATGCAAGCAATGTCAATGGTCATTAATTCTCACAGTTGTATTATTTCTCTTCATTCTCTTTTAGATAATCATTGGTACCATTGGATTAGGTACATACCATTATGTAAATAAGATGTTGCACGTATGCACTCTAAACTACTGTTAGGGACAATAGTATATTAAAGAGATGTTTTATTTTAGGGTAGCCTATGTGTCACCCTGGGACTAGTAATGTTATTAGCCTTGTATACATCAATAGCTGTATCAATACCTCTCTTCTCATCACTGACCTAGGTTCAGTCGTCATCGTCATCATCCTCAGGGACGAAGATGTCATGCTCCTCAAGTAGAGCCGCAAAGTTCTTGCTGATCAGCGTTCCCACGTACAGGAAGGGAATCACGACAGCGGTCATGCGGATAAGGCCGAAGGATATCTGGGTGATAGGGGCGAAGGAAAGAAAGAATATCTACAATCTGAAAAAAGGTTACTACAT contains:
- the LOC115103661 gene encoding TRIO and F-actin-binding protein-like isoform X1, whose amino-acid sequence is MEMNYRPISDRSKSNIRRGLEYLLTQEEPKRTASVDSQGMTIEDYVILADIPRLDLGSEGEGAEVLLAPRRRTQSPSPRRDQRHRTPRYVEESDSCSTRVESDERGRGRERGRDRREKEKEKYCDSEDGRLSRTQSTTDLQPQRSDNQTRKGLRSSKPRQRDLPESTQTQSDLKGWMSKLDEYGEWRRHWFVMRDAALSFYMDSEAEESDDLDGEIDLTTCMNVQDFDVEKNYGFQIHTKKVVFTLSASTSRIRRKWVNVLRRTIQPRHSSDITPWSDSERENSQPVSSRQPPSVLTCEDTDPQTTNSTSNLCQMDSLAPDLDDTSPNMSSDSQREAGEGWDREQAKRLEERNRWFEGGIPFREMGSRWDSLDLKKAGVPVPVTHTMDVDVNNKWVEFESLTFREMSALSLIGAQTNQTNHTIPNQTIQTTSATALQREALSLRQQVECLRKERVEMGMEVVSLCGPWAPCGQRLEAMEAAHRRALMELQQSHTREVRELQRQRLLQEESQATAQAVEALKEAHREELEREVEKARRMTEGGGHMDTTHRGQTPQADALHSELDVLSERYSQKCLELNRAEQRGGDRETELSWKDREMEQLRRENQELQARLTEEISRMRHFITGQRSGNVSPGNFERSPSELEMLLRAKEIEVEYLQKEIVCLRNEVQSLTKEKQSLCDRYKEVYVELIGMKGHSELEIRELREHLRLTNAALHEGRRDT
- the LOC115103661 gene encoding TRIO and F-actin-binding protein-like isoform X2 translates to MEMNYRPISDRSKSNIRRGLEYLLTQEEPKRTASVDSQGMTIEDYVILADIPRLDLGSEGEGAEVLLAPRRRTQSPSPRRDQRHRTPRYVEESDSCSTRVESDERGRGRERGRDRREKEKEKYCDSEDGRLSRTQSTTDLQPQRSDNQTRKGLRSSKPRQRDLPESTQTQSDLKGWMSKLDEYGEWRRHWFVMRDAALSFYMDSEAEESDDLDGEIDLTTCMNVQDFDVEKNYGFQIHTKKVVFTLSASTSRIRRKWVNVLRRTIQPRHSSDITPWSDSERENSQPVSSRQPPSVLTCEDTDPQTTNSTSNLCQMDSLAPDLDDTSPNMSSDSQREAGEGWDREQAKRLEERNRWFEGGIPFREMGSRWDSLDLKKAGVPVPVTHTMDVDVNNKWVEFESLTFREMSALSLIGAQTNQTNHTIPNQTIQTTSATALQREALSLRQQVECLRKERVEMGMEVVSLCGPWAPCGQRLEAMEAAHRRALMELQQSHTREVRELQRQRLLQEESQATAQVEALKEAHREELEREVEKARRMTEGGGHMDTTHRGQTPQADALHSELDVLSERYSQKCLELNRAEQRGGDRETELSWKDREMEQLRRENQELQARLTEEISRMRHFITGQRSGNVSPGNFERSPSELEMLLRAKEIEVEYLQKEIVCLRNEVQSLTKEKQSLCDRYKEVYVELIGMKGHSELEIRELREHLRLTNAALHEGRRDT